Proteins found in one Campylobacter canadensis genomic segment:
- a CDS encoding ABC transporter ATP-binding protein yields MNENINLWYVLKRFKHYYKDYKLSFFIAIVGMLLAGSATAASAKIIEPILNKIFLEKDTSLLYILPAGVILIYFLKNFGLYLQTTRMSFIGIDMINRLRILIVSKVVHMDMEFFSKHSSGELISRSLNDLGSVKSILTDFLPNMIRELITTIGLLAVVFYQSLTLAFFAFVVLPAAIFPIRYFVKKLRVLGTKNQQSYAILTSNLSEIFSNIELIKSFNSEKYEINKFKNNSDEVSKLSYKATRFDALTSPIMETFGSIGVATVIIVGGNEVINGNMLPGNFFSFLTALFMVYTPVRRISSLYSQLQVNLSASARTFYLLDLQSKIQSGDKTIDEEIKKLSFSNVCMSYKENKLALDDINIDFIKGQTTAIVGKSGSGKSTLVNLILKFYNPSAGDITVNSINYKDLDNSSLMKEIAIVSQNIYLFADSIANNIAYASEFDELRVIDALKMANAYEFVSAMSEGIYTKLSEKGNNLSGGQKQRLALARAFYKNPQIIIFDEATSALDNESQNLISSSLMQIKKDKIIILIAHRLNSIASADKILVLHNSKVVGYGNEEDLKDNRYYLKLKEEFKKESKK; encoded by the coding sequence ATGAACGAAAATATAAATTTATGGTATGTTTTAAAAAGATTTAAGCATTATTATAAAGATTATAAATTATCTTTTTTTATTGCTATAGTTGGTATGCTTTTAGCTGGTAGTGCTACGGCTGCTAGTGCTAAGATTATTGAACCTATTTTAAATAAAATATTTTTAGAAAAAGATACTTCCTTGCTTTATATTTTACCTGCTGGTGTTATTTTGATTTATTTTTTAAAGAATTTTGGACTTTATTTGCAAACTACTAGAATGAGTTTTATTGGTATTGATATGATTAATAGATTAAGAATTTTAATAGTATCAAAAGTAGTGCATATGGATATGGAGTTTTTTTCTAAGCATTCAAGTGGAGAATTAATATCAAGGTCGCTTAATGATTTAGGCAGTGTAAAGTCTATTTTAACTGATTTTTTACCAAATATGATAAGAGAATTAATAACTACTATAGGTTTATTGGCTGTTGTCTTTTATCAAAGTTTAACCTTAGCATTTTTTGCCTTTGTTGTTTTACCTGCTGCTATTTTTCCTATTAGATATTTTGTTAAAAAATTAAGAGTTTTAGGCACAAAAAACCAGCAATCTTATGCTATTTTAACTTCAAATTTAAGTGAAATATTTTCAAATATTGAACTTATTAAATCTTTTAATTCCGAAAAATACGAAATAAATAAATTTAAAAATAATAGCGATGAGGTTAGCAAATTATCTTATAAAGCAACAAGATTTGATGCTTTAACTTCTCCGATAATGGAAACCTTTGGCTCTATTGGTGTTGCTACTGTTATTATTGTTGGTGGAAATGAGGTTATAAATGGAAATATGCTTCCAGGAAATTTCTTTTCATTTTTAACTGCTTTGTTTATGGTTTATACTCCTGTAAGAAGAATATCAAGTCTTTATTCGCAACTTCAAGTAAATCTTAGTGCTAGTGCTAGAACTTTTTATTTGCTTGATTTACAATCAAAAATTCAAAGCGGCGATAAAACAATTGATGAAGAAATAAAAAAATTAAGCTTTAGTAATGTTTGTATGTCTTATAAAGAAAATAAACTTGCTCTTGATGATATAAATATTGATTTTATTAAAGGGCAAACTACTGCAATAGTTGGTAAAAGTGGTAGCGGAAAAAGTACTTTGGTTAATTTAATTTTAAAATTTTATAATCCAAGTGCTGGAGATATTACAGTAAATAGCATTAATTACAAGGATTTAGATAATTCATCATTGATGAAAGAAATTGCAATTGTTAGTCAAAATATTTATTTATTTGCTGATAGTATTGCAAATAATATAGCTTATGCTAGTGAATTTGATGAATTAAGAGTAATTGATGCTTTAAAAATGGCAAATGCTTATGAATTTGTAAGTGCAATGAGTGAAGGAATTTACACTAAGCTTAGTGAAAAAGGAAACAATTTAAGCGGAGGGCAAAAGCAAAGACTAGCTCTAGCAAGAGCTTTTTATAAAAATCCACAAATTATTATTTTTGATGAGGCAACTTCAGCGCTTGATAATGAAAGCCAAAATTTAATCTCAAGTAGCTTAATGCAAATTAAAAAAGATAAGATTATAATCTTAATTGCACATAGATTAAATTCAATTGCAAGTGCTGATAAAATACTGGTTTTACATAATTCAAAAGTCGTTGGCTATGGCAATGAAGAGGATTTAAAAGATAATCGTTATTATTTAAAATTAAAAGAAGAATTTAAAAAAGAAAGTAAAAAATGA
- a CDS encoding M16 family metallopeptidase, with product MKYKNLKLENGLTIYAIDFEDSSNVASVNVFYKVGSKDEYMPKSGIAHFLEHLSFKSTKKHKAGEFDAILKSFGASNNACTSFDYTQYYALSKSDKIEKILSLYADMMDLLEFKEEEFYSERDVICEEERLRVKNDPFGKAYFTLYNNAFINHPYHWTPIGFSDDIANLSIEDVRQFYNTFYAPNNAYVVICGDIDIDYCLKITKELFKDKKSKEIPTKNVDTSYSNYSKKIELDYKESNTNILLQGYKLPSINSKDVIYMSALATFLNMPKMSKIQNDLLDKKRIFSEIEFYSSLNKFDNLFIVIACNQEAIKEKDTELLYKYLKNIKLNKNDILCINNHFNLKINEVKSNCSSFAKHFGMYLCLDRLDIFEEFLSSFCYDLAYFNDIISKYFVDNNLTQVLLRRQDEK from the coding sequence ATGAAATATAAAAATTTAAAATTAGAAAATGGCTTAACTATTTACGCTATTGATTTTGAAGATTCTTCAAATGTAGCAAGTGTAAATGTTTTTTACAAGGTTGGTTCTAAAGATGAATACATGCCAAAAAGCGGTATAGCTCATTTTTTAGAGCATTTATCTTTTAAAAGTACAAAAAAACATAAAGCAGGTGAATTTGATGCTATTTTAAAAAGTTTTGGTGCTAGTAATAATGCTTGTACATCTTTTGATTACACGCAATATTACGCACTTAGCAAAAGTGATAAAATTGAAAAAATCTTATCACTTTATGCTGATATGATGGATTTATTAGAGTTTAAAGAAGAAGAATTTTATTCTGAAAGAGATGTAATTTGTGAAGAAGAAAGATTAAGGGTAAAAAATGACCCCTTTGGTAAAGCGTATTTTACTCTGTACAATAATGCTTTTATAAATCATCCTTATCACTGGACGCCAATTGGTTTTAGTGATGATATTGCAAATTTAAGCATAGAAGATGTAAGGCAGTTTTATAATACTTTTTATGCTCCAAATAATGCTTATGTAGTTATTTGTGGAGATATTGATATAGATTATTGTTTAAAAATAACAAAGGAATTATTTAAAGACAAAAAAAGTAAAGAAATTCCTACAAAAAATGTAGATACTTCATATTCAAATTATTCAAAAAAAATAGAACTTGATTACAAAGAAAGTAATACAAATATACTTTTACAAGGCTATAAACTGCCTTCAATTAATAGTAAAGATGTAATTTATATGAGCGCTTTAGCTACTTTTTTAAATATGCCAAAAATGTCTAAAATTCAAAATGATTTGCTTGATAAAAAAAGAATTTTTAGCGAGATTGAGTTTTACTCAAGTTTAAATAAATTTGATAATTTATTTATTGTAATTGCTTGTAACCAAGAAGCAATTAAAGAAAAAGATACAGAGCTTTTATATAAATACTTAAAAAATATTAAGTTGAATAAAAATGATATTTTATGTATAAATAATCATTTTAATTTAAAAATTAATGAAGTTAAAAGCAATTGTTCGTCTTTTGCAAAACATTTTGGAATGTATTTGTGTTTAGATAGATTAGATATTTTTGAAGAATTTTTAAGTTCTTTTTGTTATGATTTAGCTTATTTTAATGATATTATTTCAAAATATTTTGTTGATAATAATTTAACACAAGTACTTTTAAGGAGGCAAGATGAAAAATGA
- the dapA gene encoding 4-hydroxy-tetrahydrodipicolinate synthase: MKNEIVGAMTALITPFKNDKIDEQSYEKLIKRQIANGIDAVVPVGTTGESSTLTHDEHRRCIEIAVSVCKNTNTKVLAGAGSNATHEAVSLAKFAQECGADGILSITPYYNKPMQSGLFKHYEAISNAISIPVLLYNVPGRTGCEIASNTIIELFRKCKNIYGVKEASGNIDKCVDLLANEPRLRLISGEDSINYPILSNGGSGVISVTSNLLPNEIANLTHEALKENYKNAKSINDKLYNINKILFCESNPIPIKAAMFIAGLIPNLEYRLPLEAPSKENLKKIEEVMKNYDIKGF, from the coding sequence ATGAAAAATGAAATTGTTGGTGCAATGACTGCTTTAATTACACCGTTTAAAAATGATAAAATTGATGAGCAAAGTTATGAAAAACTTATCAAAAGACAAATTGCCAATGGAATTGACGCAGTTGTTCCTGTTGGAACTACAGGAGAAAGCTCAACTTTAACTCACGATGAACATAGAAGATGTATTGAAATTGCGGTTAGTGTTTGTAAAAATACAAATACAAAGGTTTTAGCAGGTGCAGGCTCAAATGCTACTCACGAAGCAGTTTCTTTAGCGAAATTCGCACAAGAGTGCGGAGCTGATGGGATTTTAAGCATTACTCCATATTATAATAAACCTATGCAAAGTGGTTTGTTTAAACACTATGAAGCGATTTCTAATGCTATTTCAATCCCTGTTTTGCTTTATAATGTTCCTGGCAGAACTGGTTGTGAGATTGCAAGTAACACCATAATTGAGTTATTTAGAAAATGTAAAAATATTTATGGTGTAAAAGAAGCAAGTGGAAATATTGATAAATGTGTAGATTTGTTAGCAAATGAACCAAGGCTTAGATTAATTAGCGGAGAAGATAGTATAAATTATCCTATTTTAAGTAACGGTGGAAGCGGGGTAATTAGCGTTACTTCAAATCTTTTACCAAATGAAATTGCTAATTTAACACACGAAGCGTTAAAAGAAAATTATAAAAATGCGAAATCTATTAACGATAAACTTTATAATATAAATAAAATTCTTTTTTGTGAAAGCAACCCAATTCCAATTAAAGCAGCGATGTTTATTGCAGGACTTATTCCTAATCTTGAATATCGTTTGCCTTTAGAAGCGCCTAGCAAAGAGAATTTAAAAAAGATTGAAGAAGTTATGAAAAATTATGATATAAAAGGATTTTAA
- a CDS encoding enoyl-ACP reductase produces MQEINFKDKVLVISGGTRGIGKAIVYEFAKAGCNVAFTYNSNEEIANEIVKDLEQNYNVKARCYAFNILEPETYAELFEKIDADFDRVDFFISNAIITGRAVVGGYTKFMKLKPRGINNIFTATVNAFVCGAQQAAKRMEKVGGGSIISISSTGNLVHIENYAGHGTAKAAVEAMARYAATELGHLNIRVNVVSGGSIDTDALKAFTNYEEVRDKTKALSPLNRMGEAQDLAGACLFLCCDKASWVTGHTFIVDGGTTFK; encoded by the coding sequence ATGCAAGAAATTAATTTTAAAGACAAGGTTTTAGTAATTAGTGGTGGAACTCGTGGTATCGGCAAGGCAATTGTTTACGAATTTGCAAAAGCTGGCTGTAATGTTGCTTTTACATATAATTCAAACGAAGAAATAGCAAATGAAATTGTAAAAGATTTAGAGCAAAATTATAATGTTAAAGCAAGATGTTATGCTTTTAATATTTTAGAGCCTGAAACTTATGCTGAATTGTTTGAAAAGATTGATGCTGATTTTGATAGGGTGGATTTTTTCATCTCTAATGCTATTATTACAGGTCGTGCAGTAGTTGGTGGTTATACTAAATTTATGAAACTTAAGCCAAGAGGTATTAATAATATTTTTACCGCTACTGTAAATGCCTTTGTTTGTGGTGCTCAACAAGCTGCAAAAAGAATGGAAAAAGTAGGCGGTGGAAGCATTATTTCAATTTCAAGCACAGGCAATTTAGTACATATTGAAAACTATGCAGGACACGGAACAGCAAAAGCAGCAGTAGAAGCTATGGCAAGATATGCGGCTACTGAATTAGGTCATTTAAATATTAGAGTAAATGTTGTAAGTGGTGGTTCAATTGATACTGATGCTCTAAAAGCATTTACAAATTATGAAGAAGTAAGAGATAAAACAAAGGCTTTAAGTCCATTAAATCGTATGGGCGAAGCTCAAGATTTAGCAGGTGCGTGTTTGTTTTTATGCTGCGATAAGGCAAGTTGGGTAACTGGTCATACCTTTATTGTTGATGGTGGAACTACATTTAAATAA
- the pgsA gene encoding CDP-diacylglycerol--glycerol-3-phosphate 3-phosphatidyltransferase, giving the protein MNLPNFLALIRIILAPILFVLVTNINKINIDYNWHISWLNYYAALIFTIASITDFFDGYIARMWNQKTLLGEILDPLADKMLTLAAFLGLMLLGRVEAILVYFILVREFFITGLRVMIVADGLKVAASMSGKIKTTFQMLAIGFLLMDWWGANYLFYLCFFFTIYSGIEYVISYARVLKCSR; this is encoded by the coding sequence ATGAATTTACCTAATTTTTTAGCTTTAATTAGAATTATTTTAGCTCCAATCTTATTTGTATTAGTTACTAATATAAATAAGATTAATATTGATTATAATTGGCATATTTCTTGGCTTAATTATTATGCTGCACTTATTTTTACAATAGCTAGTATTACTGATTTTTTTGATGGTTACATAGCAAGAATGTGGAATCAAAAAACACTTTTAGGAGAAATTCTTGACCCTTTAGCTGATAAAATGCTAACTTTAGCAGCCTTTTTAGGATTAATGCTTTTAGGAAGAGTTGAGGCTATTTTAGTTTATTTTATCTTAGTTCGTGAATTTTTTATAACAGGTTTAAGAGTAATGATAGTTGCAGATGGATTAAAGGTTGCTGCTAGTATGAGCGGTAAAATAAAAACAACATTCCAAATGCTTGCAATAGGCTTTTTGCTAATGGATTGGTGGGGAGCAAACTATTTGTTTTATTTATGCTTTTTCTTTACTATTTACTCTGGAATTGAATATGTTATATCTTATGCAAGGGTGTTAAAATGCTCTCGTTAG